One part of the Mycobacterium marinum genome encodes these proteins:
- the cmk gene encoding (d)CMP kinase produces the protein MSAGTSGTSGTNEPAPVGLVVAIDGPAGTGKSSVSRGLARGLGSRFLDTGAMYRMVTLAVLRAGIDPADEQAVADCAASAQLSVGYDPDSSKFFLSGEDVSAEIRGDDVTRAVSAVSAVSSVRQRLVNLQRAMAEGTGSIVVEGRDIGTVVFPDARVKIFLTASAETRARRRNDQNVASGLADNYEAVLADVRRRDHLDSTRAVSPLRAAADAIVVDTSEMTEAEVIAHLTELVTQRSGAAR, from the coding sequence GTGAGTGCCGGAACGAGCGGAACGAGCGGAACGAATGAGCCCGCGCCGGTCGGGTTAGTCGTCGCGATCGACGGCCCGGCCGGCACCGGAAAATCCTCGGTGTCAAGGGGATTGGCTCGCGGTCTGGGATCACGGTTCCTGGACACCGGGGCGATGTACCGGATGGTCACCCTGGCGGTGCTGCGCGCCGGAATCGACCCGGCCGACGAGCAGGCGGTGGCCGACTGCGCGGCGAGCGCGCAGTTGTCGGTGGGATACGACCCCGACTCCAGCAAGTTTTTCCTTTCGGGAGAAGACGTTTCCGCCGAGATCCGCGGTGACGACGTGACACGGGCGGTCTCGGCGGTCTCGGCCGTGTCGTCGGTGCGCCAGCGGCTGGTCAATCTGCAGCGCGCGATGGCCGAGGGGACGGGCAGCATCGTCGTGGAGGGCCGCGACATCGGCACCGTGGTGTTCCCCGATGCGCGGGTGAAGATCTTCCTGACCGCGTCGGCCGAGACGCGGGCACGGCGGCGCAACGACCAAAACGTCGCGTCCGGGCTGGCCGACAACTACGAGGCGGTGCTGGCCGATGTGCGTCGGCGCGACCACCTCGACTCGACCCGGGCGGTGTCGCCGTTGCGCGCGGCGGCGGACGCGATCGTCGTCGACACCAGCGAGATGACCGAGGCCGAGGTGATCGCTCACCTGACCGAGTTGGTGACGCAGCGAAGCGGTGCGGCGCGGTGA
- the scpB gene encoding SMC-Scp complex subunit ScpB, with protein sequence MTEQVPDPELGSELSSGIPDIAEPAEMDPEELGSVLEALLLVIDTPVTAETLATVIDQPVYRVVAKLRLMADELIERDSGIDLRHNSEGWRLYTRSRFAPYVEKLLLDGARTKLTRAALETLAVVAYRQPVTRARVSAVRGVNVDAVMRTLLARGLITEVGNDEDSGAVTFATTELFLERLGLTSLTELPDIAPLLPDIDSIEDLSASLDTDPRFMKLAGGQPSDQSVTFDVDRD encoded by the coding sequence ATGACCGAACAAGTACCCGATCCCGAGCTGGGCTCGGAACTGTCCTCGGGCATTCCGGACATCGCCGAGCCCGCGGAGATGGACCCCGAAGAACTCGGCTCGGTGCTGGAGGCGCTGCTGCTGGTGATCGACACCCCAGTGACCGCCGAGACGCTGGCGACGGTGATCGACCAACCGGTCTACCGGGTGGTGGCCAAGCTGCGGCTGATGGCCGACGAACTCATCGAACGCGACAGCGGCATCGACCTGCGGCACAACAGCGAGGGCTGGCGGTTGTACACCCGCTCCCGATTCGCGCCCTATGTGGAGAAGCTGTTGCTCGATGGCGCCCGAACCAAGCTGACCAGGGCGGCTTTGGAGACGCTGGCGGTGGTGGCCTACCGTCAGCCGGTCACGCGGGCGCGGGTGAGCGCGGTGCGCGGGGTCAACGTGGACGCCGTGATGCGAACCCTGCTGGCGCGCGGCCTGATCACCGAGGTGGGCAACGATGAGGACAGCGGTGCGGTGACGTTTGCGACCACCGAGTTGTTCCTGGAGCGGTTGGGGTTGACGTCGCTGACCGAACTGCCCGATATCGCGCCGCTGCTGCCCGACATCGACAGCATCGAGGACCTGAGCGCCTCGCTGGACACCGACCCGCGATTCATGAAACTCGCCGGCGGCCAGCCCTCCGATCAGTCGGTGACTTTCGATGTGGACCGAGACTGA
- a CDS encoding pseudouridine synthase — MTDTEDFEQERGIRLQKVLSQAGIASRRAAEKLIIDGRVEVDGQVVTELGTRVDPDTSLIRVDGVRVILDDSLVYLALNKPRGMHSTMSDDRGRPCIGDLIERKVRGNKNLFHVGRLDADTEGLILLTNDGELAHRLMHPSHEVPKTYLATVAGTVPRGLGKKLRAGIELEDGPVRVDGFAVVDAIPGKTLVRVTLHEGRNRIVRRMLAAVGFPVQALVRIDIGGVSLGEQRPGSVRALRRDEIGQLYKAVGL, encoded by the coding sequence ATGACGGACACTGAGGATTTCGAACAGGAACGCGGCATCCGCCTGCAAAAGGTGTTGTCCCAGGCGGGGATTGCCTCGCGGCGGGCCGCGGAGAAGCTGATCATCGATGGGCGCGTCGAGGTGGATGGCCAGGTGGTCACCGAACTGGGGACCCGGGTCGACCCGGACACCTCGCTGATCCGGGTCGATGGAGTCCGGGTCATTCTCGATGATTCGCTGGTGTACCTGGCCCTCAACAAGCCGCGCGGCATGCACTCGACCATGTCCGACGACCGCGGCCGGCCGTGTATCGGTGACCTGATCGAGCGCAAGGTCCGGGGCAACAAGAACCTCTTTCACGTCGGGCGGTTGGACGCCGACACCGAGGGGCTGATCCTGCTGACCAACGACGGTGAGCTGGCGCACCGGCTGATGCATCCCTCCCACGAGGTGCCCAAGACGTATCTGGCCACCGTGGCCGGGACGGTACCGCGGGGTCTGGGTAAAAAACTCAGGGCGGGAATCGAATTGGAGGACGGACCGGTCCGCGTCGACGGGTTCGCCGTGGTGGATGCGATACCCGGCAAGACATTGGTGCGGGTGACGCTGCACGAGGGCCGGAATCGAATCGTGCGCCGGATGCTGGCCGCGGTGGGATTTCCGGTGCAGGCGCTGGTGCGCATCGATATCGGTGGGGTGTCGCTGGGCGAACAGCGCCCGGGCAGTGTCCGGGCGTTACGCCGCGACGAAATCGGCCAGCTGTACAAGGCGGTTGGGCTGTGA
- the der gene encoding ribosome biogenesis GTPase Der produces the protein MTQDGTWSDESDWELDDADLADLAEAAPAPVLAIVGRPNVGKSTLVNRILGRREAVVQDIPGVTRDRVSYDALWNGRRFVVQDTGGWEPDAKGLQQLVAEQASVAMRTADAVVLVVDATVGATTADEAAARILLRSGKPVFLAANKVDSDKAEADAAALWSMGLGEPHAISAMHGRGVADLLDTVLKKLPEVAESVSAGGGPRRVALVGKPNVGKSSLLNKLAGDERSVVHDVAGTTVDPVDSLIELGGKVWRFVDTAGLRRKVGQASGHEFYASVRTRGAIDAAEVVVLLIDASQPLTEQDLRVLSMVIEAGRAVVLAYNKWDLVDEDRRDLLDREIDRELVQIRWAQRVNISAKTGRAVQKLVPAMETALASWDTRIPTGPLNSWIKEVVAATPPPVRGGKQPRILFATQATARPPTFVLFTSGFLEAGYRRFLERRLRETFGFEGSPIRINVRVREKRGAKRPGRR, from the coding sequence GTGACGCAAGACGGCACCTGGTCCGACGAAAGCGATTGGGAGCTCGACGACGCCGATCTGGCCGACCTGGCCGAGGCCGCGCCTGCCCCGGTGTTAGCGATCGTGGGCCGGCCCAACGTCGGAAAGTCAACCCTGGTCAACAGGATCCTGGGCCGGCGCGAAGCCGTGGTGCAGGACATCCCGGGCGTGACGCGTGACCGCGTCTCCTACGACGCCTTGTGGAATGGACGCCGGTTCGTCGTCCAAGACACCGGGGGATGGGAGCCCGACGCCAAGGGGCTACAGCAGCTGGTGGCCGAACAGGCGTCGGTGGCGATGCGCACCGCCGACGCGGTGGTCCTGGTGGTCGATGCCACCGTCGGTGCCACCACCGCCGACGAGGCGGCAGCCCGCATCCTGCTGCGCTCGGGCAAACCGGTGTTCCTGGCGGCCAACAAGGTCGACAGCGACAAGGCCGAAGCCGACGCGGCGGCCTTGTGGTCGATGGGCCTCGGCGAGCCCCACGCCATCAGCGCCATGCACGGCCGCGGCGTGGCCGATCTGCTCGACACGGTGTTGAAAAAGCTGCCCGAGGTGGCCGAGTCGGTCTCCGCGGGCGGCGGGCCGCGGCGGGTGGCGCTGGTCGGCAAGCCCAACGTGGGTAAGAGCTCGCTGTTGAACAAGCTGGCCGGCGACGAGCGCTCGGTGGTGCACGACGTCGCGGGCACAACCGTCGACCCGGTGGACTCGCTGATCGAACTGGGCGGCAAGGTGTGGCGGTTCGTCGACACCGCGGGTTTGCGCCGCAAGGTCGGCCAGGCCAGCGGACACGAGTTCTATGCCTCGGTACGCACGCGCGGGGCCATCGACGCCGCCGAGGTGGTGGTGCTGCTGATCGATGCCTCCCAACCGCTCACCGAACAGGACCTGCGGGTGCTGTCGATGGTGATCGAAGCGGGCCGGGCGGTGGTGCTGGCCTACAACAAGTGGGATCTGGTCGACGAGGACCGGCGCGACCTGCTCGACCGCGAGATCGATCGCGAGCTGGTGCAGATCCGCTGGGCGCAACGGGTCAACATCTCCGCCAAGACCGGACGCGCCGTGCAGAAACTGGTGCCGGCGATGGAGACCGCACTGGCATCCTGGGACACCAGGATCCCGACCGGCCCGTTGAACAGCTGGATCAAAGAGGTGGTGGCGGCCACCCCGCCGCCGGTGCGCGGCGGCAAGCAGCCGCGGATCCTGTTCGCCACCCAGGCCACCGCCCGCCCGCCGACGTTCGTGCTGTTCACCAGCGGCTTCCTGGAAGCCGGCTACCGGCGGTTCTTGGAGCGGCGGCTGCGCGAGACGTTCGGGTTCGAGGGCAGCCCCATCCGGATCAATGTTCGGGTCCGCGAAAAGCGGGGGGCCAAGCGCCCCGGCAGGCGCTAG
- a CDS encoding segregation/condensation protein A, with translation MNGTESSAAEPQNRYPDGFRVRLTNFEGPFDLLLQLIFAHRLDVTEVALHQVTDDFIAYTKAIGAQLDLEETTAFLVVAATLLDLKAARLLPAGRMDDEEDLALLEVRDLLFARLLQYRAFKHVAEMFAELEATALRSYPRGVSLEDRYATLLPEVMLGVDAERFAQIAAVALTPRPVPTVAIGHLHEQTVSVPEQAKHLLTMLESRGTGQWASFSELVADCTAPMEIVGRFLALLELYRSRAVAFDQSEPLGVLQVSWTGERPTSEALVEVRDQ, from the coding sequence GTGAACGGCACCGAGAGCTCAGCGGCGGAACCTCAGAACCGCTACCCGGACGGTTTCCGAGTACGGCTGACCAACTTTGAGGGGCCGTTCGACCTGCTGCTGCAGCTGATCTTCGCGCACCGACTCGACGTCACCGAGGTGGCGTTGCACCAGGTCACCGACGACTTCATCGCCTACACCAAAGCCATCGGTGCCCAGCTGGACCTGGAGGAGACCACCGCGTTCTTGGTGGTGGCCGCGACCTTGCTGGACCTCAAGGCGGCGCGGCTACTGCCGGCCGGCCGGATGGACGATGAAGAGGACCTCGCCCTGCTCGAGGTTCGTGACCTGCTCTTTGCCCGGTTGCTGCAGTACCGCGCGTTCAAGCACGTCGCCGAGATGTTCGCCGAGCTGGAGGCCACGGCGCTGCGCAGCTACCCGCGCGGTGTGTCGCTCGAGGATCGCTACGCCACGCTGCTTCCCGAGGTGATGCTCGGCGTTGACGCCGAGCGCTTCGCCCAGATCGCCGCGGTCGCGCTGACTCCGCGGCCGGTGCCCACGGTGGCCATCGGGCACCTGCATGAACAGACGGTGTCGGTTCCCGAGCAGGCCAAGCACCTGCTGACCATGCTGGAGTCGCGCGGCACCGGCCAGTGGGCATCGTTTTCGGAGCTGGTGGCCGACTGCACGGCGCCAATGGAGATCGTCGGCCGCTTCCTGGCGCTGCTCGAACTGTATCGGAGCAGGGCGGTAGCATTCGACCAGTCAGAGCCCCTTGGCGTGCTCCAGGTTTCGTGGACCGGGGAACGGCCGACCAGCGAAGCCTTGGTAGAAGTGCGAGATCAATAA
- a CDS encoding ParA family protein has translation MNDQPDSGVSVGLTGRPPRAIPDPKPLNSHGPAKVVAMCNQKGGVGKTTSTINLGAALAEYDRRVLLVDMDPQGALSAGLGVAHYELEKTIHNVLVEPRVSVDDVLIHTRVKNLDLVPSNIDLSAAEIQLVNEVGREQTLGRALYPVLDRYDYVLIDCQPSLGLLTVNGLACADGVVIPTECEYFSLRGLALLTDTVEKVRDRLNPRLDISGILLTRYDPRTVNSREVMARVVERFGDLVFDTVITRTVRFPETSVAGEPITTWAPKSTGALAYRALAREFIDRFGV, from the coding sequence ATGAACGACCAGCCAGACAGCGGTGTCTCGGTCGGCTTGACCGGTAGGCCACCGCGGGCTATCCCAGACCCCAAGCCGCTGAACTCACACGGGCCCGCCAAGGTCGTTGCGATGTGCAACCAGAAGGGCGGGGTGGGCAAGACCACGTCGACCATCAACCTGGGCGCTGCGCTGGCCGAGTACGACCGCCGAGTGCTGCTGGTGGACATGGATCCCCAGGGCGCGCTGTCGGCAGGCCTGGGAGTGGCTCACTACGAGCTGGAAAAGACCATCCACAACGTGCTGGTGGAGCCCCGGGTGTCGGTCGATGACGTGCTGATCCATACCCGGGTGAAGAACCTGGACCTGGTGCCCAGCAACATCGACCTGTCGGCCGCCGAGATTCAGCTGGTCAACGAGGTGGGCCGAGAACAGACGCTGGGGCGGGCGCTCTACCCGGTGCTGGATCGCTACGACTATGTGCTGATCGACTGCCAGCCGTCCCTGGGGCTGCTTACCGTCAATGGGCTGGCCTGCGCCGACGGTGTCGTCATCCCGACCGAATGCGAGTACTTCTCGCTGCGTGGTCTGGCGCTGCTGACCGACACCGTGGAGAAGGTGCGCGACCGGCTGAACCCCAGGCTGGACATCAGCGGCATCCTGCTCACCCGCTATGACCCGCGCACGGTCAACTCCCGGGAGGTCATGGCCCGCGTCGTCGAACGATTCGGTGACCTAGTGTTCGATACCGTGATCACCCGCACGGTTCGTTTCCCGGAGACCAGCGTCGCCGGCGAACCCATCACTACGTGGGCCCCGAAGTCCACGGGCGCCTTGGCCTATCGCGCGTTGGCCCGCGAATTCATCGACCGATTCGGCGTGTGA